CAGCAATATACATGCCATCTCGGGGATGCCTGACAACCCAGCTATCTGCTCAAGATTGCATCATTTAATGTTCCCTATGTATTATATTATATTATTATATGAAATAGGCAAGACGGGAAAGCGCTTTTATCAGTGGTCCGGTGTACGCAAAAAATGTCAGTCGAATTGGACCGTATCGACAATATTGTCGCTGTGGTTTTGTTGGCGTGGTTCACGTTCGTTCCATTTTGTCCTAATTACTTGTATCGCGTTTAATATCTATGGTATATAAGAAAGACTAAAGGAGAGATGTCCGAGCGGCTGAAGGAGCACGACTGGAAATCGTGTGAACGTGCTAAAACGCGTTCCGAGGGTTCAAATCCCTCTCTCTCCGCCAGAATTGCACAAGATGCCAGGCCCTGCGCAACGTTCAGGTTACAAACCCCGTCAGGTTCGGAAGAAAGCAGCGGTAGTGACTATCGCGTGTGCCGCAGGTAGCCTGGTTTATTACTAAAAAGGCAAAGAATTTAAGGCATAATGCAGCGAGAAGGAATTAAGTGGTACGCAATGTATATTGAGTGGGCGAATCCGGCTGGAGGTACGATGCCTTTGGCAGGAAGAGGGGATAATCGGTGAATTATACGGTCATAGCGAGAAGATGGAGGCCGAAGAGATTCAGCGATGTAATAGGACAGCCTCATATTGTTACTACCATCAGGAATTCCCTCAAACTAGACAGAATACCACATGCATATCTGTTTACGGGTCCGAGAGGTGTAGGTAAGACGTCGCTGGCCCGTATTCTCGCTAAGGCTGTGAACTGTACCGACAGGAAAGGTGATGAACCTTGCGGCGTCTGCGAGAACTGTATTGCTATCGATAACGGGAATTTTGTTGACATCATAGAGATCGATGCCGCGTCTGCAAGAGGAATAGACGATATCAAAGAGCTTCGGGAGACAGTGCGGTACATGCCCATGAAAGGCAAGTACAAGGTCTATATACTCGACGAGGCGCACATGCTTACAACGGAAGCCCGCAACGCTTTCCTCAAGACCCTCGAAGAACCTCCAGGGCACAGCATCTTCATTCTTGCGACGACCGAGTCGCAGAAGATTCCATACACAATCATGTCGAGGTGCCAACGTTTCGATTTTAGAAGCATACCGGAAGCCGATATCGTAGAACAGTTGAAGAGAATCTGCTTGGATGAAGGAATAGGGTATGATGAGGGTGTTTTTCAATATATCGCAGCAGAGGCGGACGGAGGTCTCAGGGATGCCGAATCCCTTCTTGATCAAATTATTGCGTTCAGCGGAGACCATATTGCGGAAAAAGACGTAATCAACATTATCGGGATCGTTGATAGGGACGTGTTGTACGGGATCGTGCAATCAATTGTCGACGGCGGCCTGAGGACAGGATTTGAAATAATCGCAAGAGCGCTCAACGAAGGGAGCGATGTATATCAGCTCTATAAAGGGCTGGTTTCGATCTTGAGAAACATGCTGATCGTGAAGGTATGCAAAGGTGTGCCTTCATTCTTATATATGGGGGATAGGGAACAGGAGACGACACTTTCTTTGTCTGAACGTCTGGAGTACTATGAGATTCAGAATCTGCTCCATTACCTGTTGAAAGCGGAAAACCTTCTGAAGGGTTCGTTCCCCAGGATATCGCTTGAAATCCTTTACATAAATCTTTTCAACCTGTTGAAGTTAAGGGATGTGGAAAAGATTATAGATAACCTGGAAAAGCATGACGTATTTGAAGGGGCCGTACAGGGCGGCGGACACGAATCCGCTGCGGCGCCGAGTCCTGCAACTGCAATCAGAGAGCCGGAGAGGCGGGAGGAACCGGAGAAATCTGGAGCGACGGCGGGGAAGGAGGCAGAACCACGCAGACTGGACGAGATTGGATTCATAGAATACCTGAAAAGTAAAAAACCTATGGCGGGAAGCGTCCTTGGTGCCCTCAAGGTGGAAATGACGGAAGACAGCCTCGTAGTGTTTATGGAAAAAAGTGCCGTCCTATTGGAGGATCCTGGTCAGAAGGAGGAAATAAAGGGGTTGTTGAAGGAGTTTTTTGGCAGACAGATAGGACTTATTTTTAAGGACGGCGGTGAAATCAAGAGAAACAGTCTTGAGGATTTTATCAGGGAAGCGGAAACACTATTCAACACGTGAAGGAGGCA
This Syntrophobacterales bacterium DNA region includes the following protein-coding sequences:
- the dnaX gene encoding DNA polymerase III subunit gamma/tau — encoded protein: MNYTVIARRWRPKRFSDVIGQPHIVTTIRNSLKLDRIPHAYLFTGPRGVGKTSLARILAKAVNCTDRKGDEPCGVCENCIAIDNGNFVDIIEIDAASARGIDDIKELRETVRYMPMKGKYKVYILDEAHMLTTEARNAFLKTLEEPPGHSIFILATTESQKIPYTIMSRCQRFDFRSIPEADIVEQLKRICLDEGIGYDEGVFQYIAAEADGGLRDAESLLDQIIAFSGDHIAEKDVINIIGIVDRDVLYGIVQSIVDGGLRTGFEIIARALNEGSDVYQLYKGLVSILRNMLIVKVCKGVPSFLYMGDREQETTLSLSERLEYYEIQNLLHYLLKAENLLKGSFPRISLEILYINLFNLLKLRDVEKIIDNLEKHDVFEGAVQGGGHESAAAPSPATAIREPERREEPEKSGATAGKEAEPRRLDEIGFIEYLKSKKPMAGSVLGALKVEMTEDSLVVFMEKSAVLLEDPGQKEEIKGLLKEFFGRQIGLIFKDGGEIKRNSLEDFIREAETLFNT